The Kitasatospora setae KM-6054 genome contains a region encoding:
- a CDS encoding type II toxin-antitoxin system RelE family toxin encodes MGHVTRFTARAQRELLKIERPEALRILRRLAELQKAMDDGDTAAFDLKALQGHAARWRLRVGDHRVVYTVENGQLIVWVLTVGHRGDIYRQIP; translated from the coding sequence ATGGGCCATGTCACGCGCTTCACCGCGCGCGCTCAGCGGGAACTGCTGAAGATCGAGCGCCCCGAAGCCCTGCGCATTCTGCGTCGGCTCGCCGAACTGCAAAAGGCGATGGACGACGGCGACACGGCGGCGTTCGACCTCAAGGCACTCCAAGGGCACGCGGCCCGATGGCGCCTCCGCGTCGGCGACCACCGGGTGGTCTACACCGTCGAGAACGGTCAGCTGATCGTCTGGGTCCTGACCGTCGGCCACCGCGGCGACATCTACCGCCAGATCCCCTGA
- a CDS encoding type II toxin-antitoxin system Phd/YefM family antitoxin — MSEPVIESMAEVRGHLADVIDRARREETPTIITRRGRQEAVVVDIEEYRRLCRIADAAEEAWLNRLADEAEAEGLQGSVSLEEMAALLRSQQD; from the coding sequence ATGAGTGAGCCCGTGATCGAGTCCATGGCCGAGGTCCGCGGCCACCTCGCCGACGTCATCGACCGGGCGCGTCGCGAGGAGACGCCGACGATCATCACCAGGCGCGGCAGGCAGGAGGCCGTGGTGGTCGACATCGAGGAGTACCGGCGCCTCTGCCGGATAGCGGACGCCGCCGAGGAGGCGTGGCTGAACAGGCTCGCCGACGAGGCCGAGGCGGAGGGCCTGCAGGGCTCCGTCTCCCTGGAGGAGATGGCAGCACTCCTCCGCAGCCAGCAGGACTGA
- a CDS encoding MerR family transcriptional regulator, whose product MRLTIGQLAAATGVPASAIRFWERHGLLPAPERQGGQRRYPPRAAERIVLLRTFQRAGLSLAEVAEFQRERPHRQAMIRAKLAEIDRRRADLDHAERLLAHALRCGRPDIVECPTFRDRLADGPGAASSGP is encoded by the coding sequence GTGCGCCTGACCATCGGCCAACTCGCCGCCGCCACCGGCGTCCCCGCGTCCGCGATCCGCTTCTGGGAGCGCCACGGCCTGCTGCCCGCCCCCGAGCGCCAGGGCGGCCAGCGCCGCTACCCGCCGCGGGCCGCCGAGCGGATCGTCCTGCTCCGCACCTTCCAGCGGGCCGGCCTGAGCCTGGCCGAGGTCGCCGAGTTCCAACGCGAGCGGCCGCACCGGCAGGCGATGATCCGCGCCAAACTCGCCGAGATCGACCGCCGCCGCGCCGACCTCGACCACGCCGAACGACTCCTCGCCCACGCCCTGCGCTGCGGACGACCGGACATCGTCGAGTGCCCGACCTTCCGCGACCGACTGGCCGATGGGCCGGGCGCGGCAAGCAGCGGGCCATGA
- a CDS encoding class II aldolase/adducin family protein, producing MTDATGRRSRADGLVEAARELFAAGVMSHSGHANLSARIDGDRFLLTPGYVRGLTAGQLAVVGLDGRLLEGELRSVSAEITTMHAAVYRARPGVGAVVHTHSPATTAFAVAHRPLPCRTEPMLRFGQPEEVPVVPWGPRGSDVSVRGIADVLERRPTTSAVLLANHGPLVFGPDPDAAWRLVVAIEESAEAELAAAAIGGAVDFPPGALADVRASIARAAS from the coding sequence ATGACGGATGCGACGGGCCGGCGGAGCCGGGCGGACGGGCTGGTCGAGGCGGCCCGGGAGCTCTTCGCGGCGGGGGTGATGTCGCACTCCGGGCACGCCAACCTGAGCGCCCGGATCGACGGCGACCGCTTCCTGCTGACCCCGGGGTACGTACGCGGCCTGACGGCCGGGCAGTTGGCGGTGGTCGGGCTCGACGGGCGGCTGCTGGAGGGCGAACTGCGGTCGGTCAGCGCCGAGATCACCACCATGCACGCCGCCGTCTACCGGGCCCGGCCCGGGGTCGGCGCGGTCGTGCACACCCACTCGCCCGCCACGACCGCCTTCGCGGTGGCGCACCGGCCGCTGCCCTGCCGCACCGAGCCGATGCTGCGCTTCGGGCAGCCCGAGGAGGTGCCGGTGGTGCCCTGGGGGCCGCGCGGGTCGGACGTGTCGGTGCGGGGCATCGCGGACGTGCTGGAGCGGCGTCCGACCACCTCGGCGGTGCTGCTGGCCAACCACGGGCCGCTGGTGTTCGGCCCGGACCCGGACGCGGCCTGGCGGCTGGTGGTCGCGATCGAGGAGAGCGCCGAGGCCGAGCTGGCCGCCGCCGCGATCGGCGGGGCGGTGGACTTCCCGCCCGGCGCGCTGGCGGACGTCCGGGCCTCGATCGCCCGGGCCGCGTCGTGA
- a CDS encoding carboxymuconolactone decarboxylase family protein → MTGGVAGTGGGTDGGARAEALRERYRETLGAVPPAVEDRLRVALAFGRLPTEEAFTALRHVVLADSPLGGRVQQLVHFGQLLALGRAEPARIHARGALHAGASPAELIGVAETALITSGTPAYALGLEIVVELLSDPPTPGTGGADRRSPCRVGGQAGGWQGPVSPLGQEGSREGA, encoded by the coding sequence GTGACCGGCGGCGTGGCCGGTACGGGCGGCGGTACCGACGGCGGGGCGCGGGCCGAGGCGCTGCGGGAGCGCTACCGGGAGACGCTGGGCGCCGTCCCGCCCGCCGTGGAGGACCGGCTGCGGGTGGCCCTGGCGTTCGGGCGGCTGCCCACCGAGGAGGCGTTCACCGCGCTGCGGCACGTCGTGCTGGCCGACAGTCCGCTCGGTGGGCGGGTGCAGCAGCTGGTCCACTTCGGGCAGTTGCTGGCGCTCGGCCGGGCCGAGCCCGCCCGGATCCACGCCCGGGGCGCGCTGCACGCGGGCGCCTCGCCCGCCGAGCTGATCGGCGTCGCGGAGACCGCGCTGATCACCTCGGGCACGCCCGCGTACGCGCTCGGCCTGGAGATCGTCGTCGAGTTGCTGTCCGATCCGCCGACGCCCGGGACGGGCGGGGCTGACCGCCGCTCGCCGTGCCGAGTGGGCGGGCAGGCCGGAGGATGGCAGGGTCCGGTATCCCCGTTGGGCCAGGAGGGTTCCCGTGAAGGAGCTTGA
- a CDS encoding amphi-Trp domain-containing protein — translation MKELEFTQKRTLSRTEAADQLEALAAAIRRGGQAELELGPGRLTVRIPDELRTEIEVELDGDEIELEIEMSWRTGQPEGSGESAD, via the coding sequence GTGAAGGAGCTTGAGTTCACCCAGAAGCGGACGCTGTCGCGGACCGAGGCCGCCGACCAGTTGGAGGCGCTGGCGGCCGCGATCAGGCGGGGCGGGCAGGCCGAGCTGGAGCTCGGGCCCGGCCGGCTGACCGTGCGGATCCCCGACGAGCTGCGGACCGAGATCGAGGTCGAGCTGGACGGCGACGAGATCGAGCTGGAGATCGAGATGTCCTGGCGCACCGGGCAGCCGGAGGGCTCCGGGGAGTCGGCGGACTGA
- a CDS encoding MerR family transcriptional regulator — protein MEEHERLTVGRVAELSGASVRMLHHYDRIGLVRPSARTSAGYRAYSAGDVERLREVLAFRRLGFGLREIADLVDDPAADTAARLRRLRGLLVEQRDRTAAMVAAIDRELEGRAMGIRTTPEEQLKVLGARLYERIGLDYPATRRTEPRIAARIQQALGDARTVLNVGAGTGSYEPADREVIAVEPSAVMRAQRPAGAAPCVAANAERLPFPDDAFDAAMAVSTVHHWPDPIAGLREMRRVARRVVVFTYDADTPGWLDRFWLTRDYLPEFGALLADRPSLADMARAIGGRAEPVPVPWDCADGFFEAHWRRPEAYLDERVRRAVSVWTRVGARAERRAVDGLRADLDSGRWAERNRELAALDSAELGLRLLVG, from the coding sequence GTGGAAGAGCACGAACGACTGACCGTGGGGCGGGTCGCCGAGCTGTCCGGGGCGAGTGTGCGGATGCTGCACCACTACGACCGGATCGGGCTGGTCCGGCCGTCCGCGCGGACCTCCGCCGGGTACCGGGCGTACTCGGCGGGGGACGTGGAACGGCTGCGCGAGGTGCTCGCCTTCCGCCGGCTGGGGTTCGGGCTGCGGGAGATCGCGGACCTGGTCGACGACCCGGCCGCGGACACCGCCGCGCGACTGCGGCGGCTGCGCGGCCTGCTGGTCGAGCAGCGGGACCGGACGGCCGCGATGGTGGCCGCCATCGACCGGGAACTGGAGGGGCGGGCCATGGGGATCAGGACCACGCCGGAGGAGCAACTGAAGGTGCTGGGAGCAAGGTTGTACGAGCGGATCGGGCTCGACTACCCGGCCACCCGGCGGACCGAGCCGCGGATCGCCGCCCGGATCCAGCAGGCGCTCGGCGACGCCCGGACGGTGCTCAACGTCGGGGCGGGCACCGGTTCGTACGAGCCGGCCGACCGGGAGGTGATCGCGGTCGAGCCGTCCGCGGTGATGCGGGCCCAGCGGCCGGCCGGCGCCGCGCCCTGCGTGGCCGCGAACGCGGAGCGGCTGCCGTTCCCGGACGACGCCTTCGACGCCGCGATGGCCGTCAGCACCGTGCACCACTGGCCGGACCCGATCGCCGGGCTGCGCGAGATGCGCCGGGTGGCCCGGCGGGTGGTGGTCTTCACCTACGACGCCGACACCCCCGGCTGGCTGGACCGGTTCTGGCTCACCCGCGACTACCTGCCCGAGTTCGGCGCGCTGCTCGCCGACCGGCCCTCGCTGGCGGACATGGCCCGGGCGATCGGCGGCCGGGCCGAGCCCGTGCCGGTGCCGTGGGACTGCGCGGACGGCTTCTTCGAAGCGCACTGGCGCCGCCCCGAGGCGTACCTGGACGAGCGGGTGCGCCGCGCGGTGTCGGTGTGGACCAGGGTCGGGGCGCGGGCCGAGCGGCGCGCGGTGGACGGCCTGCGCGCCGACCTGGACTCGGGCCGCTGGGCCGAGCGCAACCGCGAACTGGCGGCGCTGGACTCGGCCGAGCTGGGCCTGCGGCTGCTGGTGGGCTGA
- a CDS encoding metallophosphoesterase: MTDGSTATDRAAVPAQRGAGEARPRRRRRAGARRLGVLVAALVLLVLPPWWTLLAAGTDWPLPVVAAGTAALVGWAVGFPFLMLAGHRSSSRDDRAARVADTSLGVVWVLWTCSVLGAVADGLLAGFGVGGSGGSGRARLVAAAVLVLAAVLLGWGYHEAMRVPRVRRLDVRLPRLGQGLDGLRVVLLADTHYGPIDRAAWSAKVTELVNTLDADVVVHAGDIADGTPERRRAQSAPLGAVRAGLARVYVTGNHEYGSEAQGWLDRMSELGWDALHNRHLRVERGGDTLVLAGVDDVTAESSGLAGHRADLAAALAGADPELPVLLVAHQPKYVARAAEAGVDLQLSGHTHGGQIWPFRYLVRLDQPVVRGLSRHGDRTLLYTSGGTGFWGPPFRVFAPSEVTVLTLRAGGPEDQ; this comes from the coding sequence GTGACGGACGGCAGCACGGCCACGGATCGGGCGGCGGTCCCCGCGCAGCGGGGGGCCGGGGAGGCGCGGCCGCGGCGACGGCGGCGGGCCGGGGCGCGGCGGCTGGGGGTGTTGGTGGCCGCGCTGGTGCTGCTGGTGCTGCCGCCGTGGTGGACGCTGCTGGCGGCCGGGACGGACTGGCCGCTGCCGGTGGTGGCGGCCGGGACGGCGGCGCTGGTGGGCTGGGCGGTGGGGTTCCCGTTCCTGATGCTGGCGGGGCACCGGTCGAGCTCGCGGGACGACCGGGCGGCCCGGGTCGCGGACACCAGCCTCGGCGTGGTCTGGGTGCTGTGGACCTGTTCGGTGCTGGGCGCCGTCGCGGACGGGCTGCTGGCCGGGTTCGGCGTCGGCGGGAGCGGCGGGAGCGGCCGGGCCCGGCTGGTCGCGGCGGCCGTGCTGGTGCTGGCGGCGGTCCTGCTGGGCTGGGGGTACCACGAGGCGATGCGGGTGCCCCGGGTGCGGCGGCTGGACGTCCGGCTGCCGCGCCTGGGCCAGGGCCTGGACGGCCTGCGGGTGGTGCTGCTGGCCGACACCCACTACGGGCCGATCGACCGGGCGGCCTGGTCGGCGAAGGTCACCGAGCTGGTGAACACGCTGGACGCGGACGTGGTGGTGCACGCCGGCGACATCGCGGACGGCACGCCGGAGCGCCGCCGCGCGCAGTCCGCGCCGCTCGGCGCGGTGCGGGCCGGGCTGGCCCGGGTGTACGTGACCGGCAACCACGAGTACGGCAGCGAGGCGCAGGGCTGGCTGGACCGGATGTCCGAGCTCGGCTGGGACGCGCTGCACAACCGCCACCTGCGGGTGGAGCGCGGCGGCGACACCCTGGTGCTGGCGGGCGTGGACGACGTCACCGCCGAGTCCTCCGGCCTGGCCGGGCACCGCGCCGACCTGGCCGCCGCGCTGGCCGGCGCCGACCCGGAGCTGCCGGTGCTGCTGGTCGCCCACCAGCCGAAGTACGTCGCCCGGGCCGCCGAGGCGGGCGTCGACCTGCAGCTCTCCGGGCACACCCACGGCGGCCAGATCTGGCCGTTCCGCTACCTGGTCCGGCTCGACCAGCCGGTGGTGCGCGGCCTGAGCCGGCACGGCGACCGCACCCTGCTCTACACCAGCGGCGGCACCGGCTTCTGGGGCCCGCCGTTCCGGGTGTTCGCGCCGAGCGAGGTCACCGTGCTGACCCTGCGCGCGGGCGGCCCGGAGGATCAGTAG
- a CDS encoding LysR family transcriptional regulator codes for MDLEAVRTYVAVAESGQFQKAATDLAITQQAVSKRVAGLERDLGARLFTRTPRGVEPTVDGQAFLPHARELLRVADRAAASVRPGGRPLRVDVLNSRGAAARLMRSFHRAHPGVELDIVMLVDIEDAVAALRSGTIDASFRAVAMPGRPLPDDLTATPVTAERLDLLTGPGHALAAARSVPLADLAGHRIWMPGIRPGSEWGAYYEALAAGFGLTIESTGPNFGSDALLDTIADTPALATFMGEDTRLVWPTSYGLRRVPVTDPVPVYPHSLLRHRDNPHPALPALLAHLAAAATPAAPDAWVPDWARY; via the coding sequence ATGGACCTCGAAGCCGTACGCACCTACGTCGCCGTCGCCGAGTCGGGCCAGTTCCAGAAGGCCGCCACCGACCTGGCCATCACCCAGCAGGCCGTCTCCAAGCGCGTCGCCGGACTGGAGCGCGACCTCGGCGCCCGGCTGTTCACCCGCACCCCGCGCGGCGTCGAACCCACCGTCGACGGGCAGGCGTTCCTGCCGCACGCCCGCGAACTGCTCCGGGTCGCCGACCGGGCCGCCGCCTCGGTCCGCCCCGGCGGCCGGCCGCTCCGGGTCGACGTGCTCAACTCGCGCGGCGCGGCGGCCCGGCTGATGCGCTCCTTCCACCGCGCCCACCCCGGCGTCGAGTTGGACATCGTGATGCTGGTCGACATCGAGGACGCGGTCGCCGCGCTCCGCTCCGGCACCATCGACGCGTCCTTCCGGGCCGTCGCGATGCCCGGCCGCCCGCTGCCCGACGACCTCACCGCCACCCCCGTCACCGCCGAGCGCCTCGACCTGCTCACCGGCCCCGGCCACGCCCTGGCCGCCGCCCGCTCCGTCCCGCTCGCCGACCTCGCCGGCCACCGGATCTGGATGCCCGGCATCCGTCCCGGCAGCGAGTGGGGCGCCTACTACGAGGCGCTGGCCGCCGGGTTCGGCCTCACCATCGAGTCGACCGGCCCCAACTTCGGCTCCGACGCCCTGCTCGACACCATCGCCGACACCCCGGCCCTGGCCACCTTCATGGGCGAGGACACCCGGCTGGTCTGGCCCACCTCGTACGGGCTGCGCCGCGTCCCGGTCACCGACCCCGTCCCGGTCTACCCGCACTCGCTGCTCCGCCACCGCGACAACCCGCACCCCGCGCTGCCCGCCCTGCTGGCCCACCTGGCGGCCGCCGCGACCCCGGCCGCCCCGGACGCCTGGGTCCCCGACTGGGCCCGCTACTGA
- a CDS encoding lamin tail domain-containing protein: MPITHSRVGVASVCALSLTFSGLVATGLLAAPAASAADPAGYQNVRINEVTSNGNDTVELYNGGPAAVSISGWKMADDGFSPQTFTPSASSIPAGGFVTFDSPKGLGDSDKVVIYTADGTVVDRVDWAANKAKPAMARCGGDGTGAWVTTTTATTFGSANAAGCPASVPAASKVVVNEVGSDGSDTVELYNGGTSAVSIGSWRYVDNDTTHTAATVSASSPSTTSIPAGGYATFNSTLGLGSNDSLFLIDGSGNTVDSTTWAAAGASPSDERCAAGFRTSANATFGAVNSCVGSSPGGGAGGGSTGRLLGGGGALTSGCTPEAPGGTGSAPAGTQSWPGGPDVTIADNVCAFTTSTGPEGRDVSGLAFDPANPSVLWAAKNKNWLYKLVKSNGKWIPDATWSATGKQIRFAGGTGQPDSEGLTVGGNGHVYVTSERDNANNTAPKDTIMEFDPTATGSVLTPVRQWDMTAQFPQLDTGNKDDANLGFEGVGFVPDSWLTANGWTDPLTGAAYNPANYPLHGDGLFFAGLEYDGTLHVYGLNSDGSFTTFATVSTGKAGVMDVTYDAGTQRIVATCDNTCGETHTFLKVNASGAIVPDVTYTNPAVMPVDNLEGFALAPTSTCAGGFREAVWSDDGVYGFGTGTSSYGHALYSGTFPC; this comes from the coding sequence GTGCCCATTACACACTCGCGTGTCGGCGTCGCCTCCGTGTGCGCCCTCTCCCTCACCTTCTCCGGCCTGGTCGCCACCGGCCTGCTCGCCGCCCCGGCCGCCTCGGCGGCCGACCCGGCCGGCTACCAGAACGTGCGCATCAACGAGGTCACCTCGAACGGCAACGACACCGTCGAGCTGTACAACGGCGGCCCGGCGGCCGTCAGCATCAGCGGCTGGAAGATGGCCGACGACGGGTTCTCGCCGCAGACCTTCACCCCGTCCGCGAGCAGCATCCCGGCCGGCGGCTTCGTCACCTTCGACTCGCCCAAGGGGCTGGGCGACTCGGACAAGGTGGTGATCTACACCGCCGACGGCACCGTGGTCGACCGGGTCGACTGGGCCGCCAACAAGGCCAAGCCCGCGATGGCCCGCTGCGGCGGCGACGGCACCGGCGCGTGGGTGACCACCACCACCGCCACCACCTTCGGCTCCGCGAACGCGGCCGGCTGCCCGGCGAGCGTCCCGGCCGCGAGCAAGGTCGTCGTCAACGAGGTCGGCTCGGACGGCTCCGACACCGTCGAGCTGTACAACGGCGGCACCAGCGCGGTCAGCATCGGCTCCTGGAGGTACGTGGACAACGACACCACGCACACCGCGGCCACCGTCTCGGCCTCCTCCCCGAGCACCACCAGCATCCCGGCCGGCGGCTACGCCACGTTCAACTCGACCCTCGGCCTGGGGAGCAACGACTCGCTGTTCCTGATCGACGGCAGCGGCAACACCGTCGACTCGACCACCTGGGCCGCCGCCGGCGCCTCGCCCTCCGACGAGCGCTGCGCCGCCGGCTTCCGGACCTCCGCGAACGCCACCTTCGGCGCCGTGAACTCCTGCGTCGGCAGCAGCCCGGGCGGCGGCGCCGGCGGCGGCAGCACCGGCCGGCTGCTCGGCGGCGGCGGCGCGCTCACCAGCGGCTGCACCCCCGAGGCGCCCGGCGGCACCGGCTCCGCCCCGGCCGGCACCCAGTCCTGGCCCGGCGGCCCGGACGTGACCATCGCCGACAACGTCTGCGCGTTCACCACCTCCACCGGCCCGGAGGGCCGCGACGTCAGCGGCCTGGCCTTCGACCCGGCCAACCCGTCCGTGCTGTGGGCCGCGAAGAACAAGAACTGGCTGTACAAGCTGGTCAAGAGCAACGGCAAGTGGATCCCGGACGCCACCTGGAGCGCCACCGGCAAGCAGATCCGGTTCGCGGGCGGCACCGGCCAGCCCGACTCCGAGGGCCTGACCGTCGGCGGCAACGGCCACGTCTACGTGACCTCCGAGCGCGACAACGCCAACAACACCGCGCCGAAGGACACCATCATGGAGTTCGACCCGACCGCCACCGGCAGCGTCCTCACCCCGGTCCGCCAGTGGGACATGACCGCGCAGTTCCCGCAGCTCGACACCGGCAACAAGGACGACGCCAACCTCGGCTTCGAGGGCGTCGGCTTCGTCCCGGACAGCTGGCTGACCGCCAACGGCTGGACCGACCCGCTGACCGGCGCCGCCTACAACCCGGCGAACTACCCGCTGCACGGCGACGGCCTGTTCTTCGCCGGCCTGGAGTACGACGGCACCCTGCACGTCTACGGCCTCAACTCGGACGGCAGCTTCACCACCTTCGCCACCGTCTCCACCGGCAAGGCCGGCGTGATGGACGTGACCTACGACGCCGGCACCCAGCGGATCGTCGCCACCTGCGACAACACCTGCGGCGAGACCCACACCTTCCTGAAGGTGAACGCCTCCGGCGCGATCGTCCCGGACGTCACCTACACCAACCCGGCCGTCATGCCGGTCGACAACCTGGAGGGCTTCGCCCTCGCCCCGACCTCCACCTGCGCCGGCGGCTTCCGCGAGGCGGTCTGGAGCGACGACGGCGTCTACGGCTTCGGCACCGGCACCTCCTCGTACGGGCACGCCCTCTACAGCGGCACCTTCCCCTGCTGA
- a CDS encoding helix-turn-helix domain-containing protein, with product MPGGRLTQQERQQIALGLADDLAYAEIARRLDRPTSTVTREVLRNGGPAGYRADLAHRATEHRAHRRSGAAPARDPRRADRPDDGRDPAAVDAFEETITTVFMHSGLSRMPARVLAALLLTDSGTLTATELADRLRVSPASISKAVAFLDEQSMIRRERDERRRERYQVDEEIWYQSAVASAHSNAEVAATARQGVAVLGTGTPAGERLENVARFLDHLSEMLLRAAEQARELLSARPAPEPGEESESGER from the coding sequence ATGCCGGGAGGCAGGCTCACCCAGCAGGAACGCCAGCAGATCGCGCTCGGGCTGGCCGACGACCTCGCCTACGCGGAGATCGCCCGCCGGCTCGACCGCCCGACCTCGACCGTCACCCGCGAGGTCCTGCGCAACGGCGGCCCGGCCGGCTACCGGGCCGACCTCGCCCACCGCGCCACCGAGCACCGCGCCCACCGCCGGAGCGGCGCCGCCCCGGCCCGCGACCCGCGCCGCGCCGACCGGCCGGACGACGGGCGCGACCCCGCCGCCGTCGACGCCTTCGAGGAGACGATCACCACCGTCTTCATGCACTCCGGCCTGAGCCGGATGCCCGCCCGGGTGCTGGCCGCGCTGCTGCTCACCGACTCCGGCACGCTCACCGCCACCGAACTGGCCGACCGGCTGCGGGTCAGCCCGGCGTCGATCTCCAAGGCGGTGGCCTTCCTCGACGAGCAGTCGATGATCCGCCGCGAGCGCGACGAGCGCCGCCGCGAGCGCTACCAGGTGGACGAGGAGATCTGGTACCAGTCGGCGGTGGCCAGCGCGCACTCCAACGCCGAGGTCGCCGCCACCGCCCGGCAGGGCGTCGCGGTGCTCGGCACGGGCACTCCGGCCGGTGAGCGGCTGGAGAACGTCGCCCGGTTCCTCGACCACCTCTCCGAGATGCTGCTGCGCGCCGCCGAGCAGGCGCGCGAGCTGCTCTCCGCCAGGCCCGCGCCGGAGCCGGGGGAGGAGTCGGAGTCCGGGGAGCGCTGA
- a CDS encoding DUF4097 family beta strand repeat-containing protein, protein MQQFATPAPITVVLDVPAGPIRFIAADRTDTVVELGPADPARSRDAKAVEQTEVTFAEGVLRIVTDSAAHRLLGPSGAVEVTVRLPAGSTVRAKSADGRLRGVGRLGDVSFEGARGTVKLDEASAARLALQDGGIEVGRLTGPAEIGTQRGDITVAEAVRGTLDLSTKSGSISVGVTRGASAALDAGTGHGRVHNALRNADDVPAVTIRATTANGDISARTI, encoded by the coding sequence GTGCAGCAGTTCGCCACCCCCGCCCCGATCACCGTCGTCCTGGACGTCCCGGCCGGTCCGATCCGGTTCATCGCCGCCGACCGCACCGACACCGTGGTCGAGCTCGGCCCCGCCGACCCGGCCAGGAGCCGGGACGCGAAGGCCGTCGAGCAGACCGAGGTGACCTTCGCCGAGGGCGTGCTGCGGATCGTCACCGACTCCGCCGCGCACCGCCTGCTCGGCCCGTCCGGCGCCGTGGAGGTCACCGTCCGACTGCCCGCCGGCTCGACCGTCCGGGCGAAGAGCGCGGACGGCCGGCTGCGGGGCGTGGGCCGACTCGGCGACGTCTCCTTCGAGGGCGCCCGGGGCACCGTGAAGCTCGACGAGGCGTCCGCCGCCCGCCTCGCCCTGCAGGACGGCGGCATCGAGGTCGGCCGCCTCACCGGCCCCGCCGAGATCGGCACCCAGCGCGGCGACATCACCGTCGCCGAGGCGGTGCGCGGCACGCTCGACCTCTCCACCAAGTCCGGCTCGATCTCGGTCGGCGTGACCCGCGGCGCCTCCGCCGCGCTGGACGCCGGCACCGGCCACGGCCGCGTCCACAACGCCCTGCGCAACGCCGACGACGTCCCCGCGGTCACCATCCGCGCCACCACCGCGAACGGCGACATCTCCGCCCGCACGATCTGA
- a CDS encoding daunorubicin resistance protein DrrA family ABC transporter ATP-binding protein, with the protein MTGLAIAANGLRKSYGDKTVLDGVDLAVPTGTVFALLGPNGAGKTTAVKILSTLVRPDAGQVTVGGHDLATHPQRVRAAIGVTGQFSAVDGLITGTENMLLMADLHHLPKAEGRRTAAELLARLDLTDAADRPASTYSGGMKRRLDIAMTLVGDPRIIFLDEPTTGLDPRSRHDMWQIIRRLVADGTTVLLTTQYLEEADELADTIAVLHHGTIAAQGTAEELKRLVPGGHVRLRFTDPAAYRAAAHALTEAARDDTALTLAVPSDGSQRALRSVLDRLDTAGTEADELTVHTPDLDDVFFALTGNPAVPAQSTASADTDTAAANALEENAR; encoded by the coding sequence ATGACCGGCCTGGCCATCGCGGCGAACGGGCTGCGCAAGTCCTACGGCGACAAGACCGTGCTGGACGGCGTCGACCTCGCCGTCCCGACCGGCACCGTCTTCGCCCTGCTCGGCCCCAACGGCGCCGGCAAGACCACCGCCGTCAAGATCCTCTCCACCCTGGTCCGCCCCGACGCCGGACAGGTAACCGTCGGCGGCCACGACCTCGCCACCCACCCCCAGCGCGTCCGCGCCGCGATCGGCGTCACCGGCCAGTTCTCCGCCGTCGACGGCCTCATCACCGGCACCGAGAACATGCTCCTGATGGCCGACCTGCACCACCTCCCCAAGGCCGAGGGCCGCCGCACCGCCGCCGAACTGCTCGCCCGCCTCGACCTCACCGACGCCGCCGACCGCCCCGCCTCCACCTACTCCGGCGGCATGAAACGACGCCTCGACATCGCCATGACCCTGGTCGGCGACCCCCGCATCATCTTCCTCGACGAACCCACCACCGGCCTCGACCCCCGCAGCCGCCACGACATGTGGCAGATCATCCGCCGCCTCGTCGCCGACGGCACCACCGTCCTGCTCACCACCCAGTACCTCGAGGAAGCCGACGAACTCGCCGACACCATCGCCGTCCTCCACCACGGCACCATCGCCGCCCAGGGCACCGCCGAGGAACTCAAACGCCTCGTCCCCGGCGGACACGTCCGCCTGCGCTTCACCGACCCCGCCGCCTACCGCGCCGCCGCCCACGCCCTCACCGAAGCCGCCCGCGACGACACCGCCCTCACCCTCGCCGTCCCCAGCGACGGCAGCCAACGCGCCCTGCGCTCCGTCCTCGACCGCCTCGACACCGCCGGCACCGAAGCCGACGAACTCACCGTCCACACCCCCGACCTCGACGACGTCTTCTTCGCCCTCACCGGCAACCCCGCCGTCCCCGCCCAGAGCACCGCCTCCGCCGACACCGACACCGCCGCCGCCAACGCCCTTGAGGAGAACGCCCGATGA